The proteins below come from a single Candidatus Methylomirabilota bacterium genomic window:
- a CDS encoding NAD-dependent epimerase/dehydratase family protein, translating to MATPPLALVTGGAGFIGSHLVERLLAEGYRVRVFDNFSTGSRKNLAFAGKGARLEIQRGELANLAHVLKAVRGASMIFHQAALRSVPRSVEDPLGANASNVTGTLHLLVAAARQKTKPRLVYASSSSVYGERPELPKREDQPSAPISPYAATKVAGELYASVWSRLFGVETVGLRYFNVFGPRQDPKSEYAAVIPKFILWGMGGKPLRIHGDGTQSRDFTYIDNVVSANLLAARAEARAVSGKSYNVGCGSRTSLLEIVGLLETMLGRSLARKHEPGRVGDVPHTLADVSAAKRDMGYEPLVGFEEGLRRTVQFFRGRTA from the coding sequence ATGGCTACACCACCTCTCGCCCTCGTCACCGGTGGAGCGGGCTTCATCGGCTCGCATCTCGTTGAGCGCCTGCTCGCTGAGGGCTATCGCGTCCGCGTCTTCGACAATTTCTCCACCGGCAGCCGCAAGAACCTCGCCTTCGCGGGCAAGGGCGCGCGTCTGGAGATCCAGCGGGGCGAGCTGGCGAACCTCGCGCACGTGCTGAAGGCGGTGCGCGGCGCCTCGATGATCTTCCACCAGGCCGCCCTGCGCTCCGTGCCGCGCTCGGTGGAAGACCCGCTGGGCGCCAATGCCTCCAACGTGACCGGCACGCTGCACCTTCTCGTCGCCGCCGCCCGGCAGAAGACGAAGCCGCGCCTCGTGTACGCCTCGTCGTCATCGGTGTACGGTGAGCGGCCCGAGCTGCCGAAGCGAGAGGATCAGCCCAGCGCGCCGATCTCGCCCTACGCCGCGACCAAGGTCGCGGGCGAGCTCTACGCCTCGGTGTGGAGCCGCCTCTTCGGCGTGGAGACGGTCGGGCTGCGGTACTTCAACGTGTTCGGGCCGCGGCAGGATCCCAAGAGCGAGTACGCGGCGGTGATTCCCAAGTTCATCCTGTGGGGCATGGGCGGCAAGCCCCTGCGCATCCACGGCGACGGCACGCAGTCTCGCGACTTCACCTACATCGACAACGTGGTCTCGGCGAATCTTCTCGCCGCGCGGGCGGAGGCCCGCGCCGTGTCCGGCAAGTCCTACAATGTCGGCTGCGGCAGCCGCACCAGCCTGCTCGAGATCGTCGGGCTGCTCGAGACGATGCTCGGCCGCTCCCTCGCCCGCAAGCACGAGCCGGGGCGGGTGGGCGACGTGCCCCACACCCTCGCCGACGTGAGCGCGGCCAAGCGCGACATGGGGTACGAGCCGCTGGTGGGCTTCGAGGAGGGCCTGCGCCGGACCGTGCAATTCTTCAGGGGGAGGACGGCATGA
- a CDS encoding ABC transporter substrate-binding protein: MTMAMLMRMALVLTLGLGLGVPGAHAQTAPGTLIVQVSTEPPGLDLTTNPASAIAGVVFDNVQEGLIKIDRTGKMVPWLAERWYTTDSKNYTFFLRKNVRFHNGREMKAADVKFALDRAVNPETKHPYRTQYEAIQDVIVKDDYTITVALKRVDATFLYTLARQGSVIYPREAVDSLKTQPLGTGPFTVAEWVRGDRIVLLKNKDYWVKGLPHLDKVIYRFIADPNAAVAALKAGDIDVSAFGIGPESVDELKKDARFQVIVGDTTNDVTLSMNNSKKPYTDKRVRLAVTHAINKDEVLKGAMFGHGKVLGSNVDPLNPFFVDVSKRVPYDPPKAKKLLAEAGYPNGFDVTFRVSPQYYYTVRSAEIITSQFAKVGIRAKIEQIEWGQWLSQVFCLAPCQNPDYEMSIIGHAEAWDIGNFANPKYYFRWDNPDFQKLYAESQVTVDDKMRRELYVKMQQMLADEAPAVWLYMHPRLVVTKKGVTGLWKDLPLPVLDLSEVAWQK; encoded by the coding sequence ATGACGATGGCGATGCTGATGCGGATGGCGCTGGTGCTCACGCTCGGACTGGGCCTGGGGGTGCCAGGGGCGCACGCGCAAACGGCGCCGGGCACCCTGATCGTCCAGGTCTCCACCGAGCCGCCCGGCCTCGATCTCACCACCAATCCCGCCTCGGCCATCGCGGGCGTGGTCTTCGACAACGTGCAGGAAGGTCTCATCAAGATCGACCGCACGGGGAAGATGGTGCCGTGGCTTGCCGAGCGCTGGTACACCACGGACAGCAAAAATTACACCTTCTTTCTGAGAAAGAACGTCCGCTTCCACAACGGCCGCGAGATGAAGGCGGCGGACGTGAAGTTCGCGCTCGACCGGGCGGTGAATCCCGAGACCAAGCACCCCTACCGCACCCAGTACGAGGCCATCCAGGACGTGATCGTGAAGGACGACTACACGATCACGGTGGCGCTCAAGCGGGTGGACGCCACCTTCCTCTACACGCTGGCCCGGCAGGGCTCGGTGATCTATCCGCGCGAGGCGGTGGACTCCCTCAAGACCCAGCCGCTCGGCACCGGACCTTTCACCGTCGCGGAGTGGGTGCGCGGCGACCGCATCGTCCTCCTGAAGAACAAGGACTACTGGGTGAAGGGGCTGCCGCACCTGGACAAGGTGATCTACCGCTTCATCGCCGACCCCAACGCCGCGGTGGCCGCGCTCAAGGCGGGCGACATCGACGTGTCCGCGTTCGGCATCGGCCCCGAGAGCGTGGACGAGCTGAAGAAGGATGCGCGCTTCCAGGTGATCGTGGGCGACACCACCAATGACGTCACGCTGTCGATGAACAACAGCAAGAAGCCCTACACCGACAAGCGGGTGCGCCTGGCCGTCACCCACGCCATCAACAAGGACGAGGTGCTCAAGGGCGCGATGTTCGGCCACGGCAAGGTCCTGGGCTCGAACGTCGATCCCCTCAATCCGTTCTTCGTCGACGTGTCGAAACGCGTGCCCTATGACCCCCCGAAGGCCAAGAAGCTCCTCGCCGAGGCCGGCTACCCGAACGGCTTCGACGTGACGTTCCGCGTGTCGCCCCAGTACTACTACACGGTGCGGAGCGCGGAGATCATCACGAGCCAGTTCGCCAAGGTCGGCATCCGCGCCAAGATCGAGCAGATCGAGTGGGGTCAGTGGCTCTCGCAGGTGTTCTGCCTCGCGCCCTGCCAGAACCCCGACTACGAGATGTCGATCATCGGCCACGCGGAGGCCTGGGACATCGGGAACTTCGCCAATCCCAAGTACTACTTCCGCTGGGACAACCCCGACTTCCAGAAGCTCTACGCGGAGTCCCAGGTCACGGTGGACGACAAGATGCGCCGGGAGCTCTACGTGAAGATGCAGCAGATGCTGGCCGACGAGGCCCCGGCGGTGTGGCTGTACATGCATCCTCGCCTCGTCGTGACCAAGAAGGGCGTCACCGGGCTCTGGAAGGACCTGCCGCTGCCGGTGCTCGACCTCTCCGAGGTCGCCTGGCAGAAGTAG
- a CDS encoding ABC transporter permease gives MRRFVLRRVATLAVTLLLVSLLVFVVVRILPGDPALIILGTEGNAETAQRIRESLGLNRPLVVQYLEWVGRAARGDLGRSIQYDVPVASLVVSRLAVTLPLTLLAAGFMALVALPVGVYAATHQRRWGDYVVMAASQVGVAVPGFWAGLLLVLLFAVQLGWFKSGGFDGWGQGVLPALKSLLLPAIALGLFQFAVLARTTRSAVLEVLREEYVKTARAKGLAERRVLFRHVLRNAMIPILTVSGIQLGQLMAGSIVLESVFYLPGLGRLAIGAISARDLPVVQGVVLFVASVIVTINVAVDLLYGVLDPRIRYE, from the coding sequence TTGCGACGATTCGTCCTGAGGAGGGTGGCCACGCTGGCGGTCACCCTCCTCTTGGTGTCTCTGCTGGTCTTCGTGGTCGTGCGCATCCTCCCCGGCGATCCCGCCCTGATCATCCTCGGCACCGAGGGCAATGCGGAGACGGCCCAGCGCATCCGTGAGTCGCTGGGGCTCAATCGCCCGCTGGTGGTCCAGTACCTCGAGTGGGTGGGGCGGGCCGCCCGGGGCGATCTCGGCCGCTCCATCCAGTACGACGTCCCCGTCGCCTCGCTCGTGGTGTCGCGCCTCGCGGTGACGCTGCCCCTCACCCTACTCGCGGCCGGATTCATGGCCCTGGTCGCGCTGCCCGTCGGCGTCTATGCCGCCACGCATCAGCGGCGCTGGGGCGACTACGTCGTGATGGCGGCCTCCCAGGTCGGGGTGGCGGTGCCCGGATTCTGGGCGGGGCTGCTCCTCGTGCTCCTCTTCGCTGTCCAGCTCGGCTGGTTCAAGTCGGGTGGCTTCGACGGCTGGGGCCAGGGCGTGCTGCCCGCGCTGAAGTCGCTGCTGCTGCCCGCGATCGCGCTGGGACTCTTCCAGTTCGCGGTGCTCGCGCGCACCACGCGCTCGGCGGTGCTCGAGGTGCTGCGCGAGGAGTACGTGAAGACCGCGCGCGCGAAGGGGCTCGCCGAGCGCCGCGTGCTCTTCCGCCACGTGCTCCGGAACGCCATGATTCCCATCCTCACCGTCTCGGGCATTCAGCTCGGGCAGCTCATGGCGGGGAGCATCGTGCTGGAGTCCGTGTTCTACCTGCCCGGGCTCGGCCGCCTCGCCATCGGAGCCATCTCCGCCCGCGACCTGCCGGTGGTCCAGGGTGTGGTGCTCTTCGTGGCCTCGGTGATCGTCACCATCAACGTGGCGGTGGACCTCCTCTACGGCGTCCTGGATCCGAGAATTCGCTACGAATGA
- a CDS encoding ABC transporter permease, whose amino-acid sequence MLIGRAFRHVTFTVGLGVTCVLLATAALSLVYTPKDPLEMSITGRLQGPTGSHPFGTDQFGRDLLSRVMTGAVTSILVGVIAVGIGMGLGVLLGVISGYFGGWLDEGFMRLMDAVQGFPAILSALLISAVFRPSVGISMVAIGVAFLPVFARLTRASFLELRDRDFVAAARALGAGDASIIRRHIMPNTVSPLIVQATISFPVAILAEAALAYLGLGTQPPHPSWGLMLRESQAFLATNPWFAIFPGGAIALTVLGLNLLGDGLRDLLDPKQVG is encoded by the coding sequence GTGCTGATTGGACGCGCCTTCCGGCATGTCACCTTCACCGTCGGCCTCGGCGTGACGTGCGTGCTGCTGGCCACCGCCGCGCTGAGCCTGGTCTACACGCCGAAGGACCCGCTGGAGATGTCCATCACGGGGCGGCTGCAAGGGCCGACCGGGTCCCACCCCTTCGGCACTGATCAGTTCGGGCGCGATCTCCTGTCACGGGTGATGACGGGCGCCGTCACCTCGATCCTAGTGGGCGTGATCGCGGTGGGCATCGGCATGGGGCTGGGCGTCCTCCTCGGGGTGATCTCCGGCTACTTCGGCGGCTGGCTCGACGAAGGCTTCATGCGCCTGATGGACGCCGTGCAGGGCTTCCCGGCCATCCTCTCCGCGCTCCTGATCTCCGCGGTGTTCCGGCCCAGCGTGGGGATCAGCATGGTCGCGATCGGCGTGGCCTTCCTGCCCGTGTTCGCGCGCCTAACGCGCGCGTCGTTCCTCGAGCTGCGCGACCGCGACTTCGTGGCGGCGGCCCGCGCCCTGGGCGCCGGGGACGCCAGCATCATCCGCCGCCACATCATGCCCAACACGGTGTCGCCGCTCATCGTCCAAGCCACCATCAGCTTCCCGGTGGCCATCCTCGCCGAGGCGGCGCTGGCCTATCTCGGGCTCGGCACCCAGCCGCCGCATCCCTCGTGGGGCCTCATGCTGCGGGAGTCGCAGGCCTTTCTCGCCACGAATCCCTGGTTCGCGATCTTCCCCGGCGGGGCCATCGCGCTGACCGTGCTGGGCTTGAACCTGCTCGGCGACGGCCTCCGTGACCTCCTGGACCCGAAGCAGGTAGGCTGA
- a CDS encoding MBOAT family O-acyltransferase, whose product MLFSSLEFLVLFLPLTLAVALLLRGQPLLRWIALTSVVFYAFAGHWWFIVPMLVTTVVDFWVAIAIARELRPRVRGWLLAVSLAGNLGMLAYFKYSGLLARTAESALVALGLEESARASRWFEVVLPAGISFYTFQTLSYIIDVWRGQAPAERNVVRFAGFVSFFPHLVAGPLTRHHQLIPQLARIAATGIDSRWREGVLLFAVGLCKKVLIADRLGNLVDPLLAPPLALDAPRAWLALLGYAFQIYFDFSGYTDMAIGLGRLFGIELPQNFNSPYKATSPSDFWRRWHMTLSAWLRDYLYITLGGNRCSPARRRFNVMATMVLGGLWHGANWTFAAWGTWHGVLLALHHGLPAWERMSAFWQRNVTFLLVTVGWVFFRAESFGHAVQWFASLAGAHGLATPWTPETAALTGLVVLCLLMARLAPNSSELPLGRLGAARQVGLAGATATALLLMNYGSKFLYFQF is encoded by the coding sequence GTGCTGTTCAGCTCGCTCGAGTTCCTGGTCCTCTTCCTGCCGCTGACCCTCGCGGTGGCGCTCCTCCTGCGCGGGCAGCCGCTGCTGCGGTGGATCGCGCTGACCAGCGTGGTGTTCTACGCCTTCGCCGGCCACTGGTGGTTCATCGTGCCCATGCTCGTCACCACCGTGGTGGACTTCTGGGTGGCCATCGCGATCGCGCGTGAGCTTCGCCCTCGCGTCCGCGGCTGGCTCCTTGCCGTGTCCCTCGCCGGCAACCTCGGCATGCTCGCCTACTTCAAGTATTCCGGCCTCCTCGCGCGCACGGCGGAGTCCGCCCTCGTTGCGCTCGGCCTCGAGGAGTCCGCGCGCGCCTCGCGCTGGTTCGAGGTGGTGCTGCCCGCCGGGATCAGCTTCTACACGTTCCAGACGCTGTCCTACATCATCGACGTGTGGCGGGGTCAGGCCCCCGCGGAGCGAAACGTCGTGCGCTTCGCCGGTTTCGTGAGCTTCTTTCCGCACCTGGTGGCGGGGCCCCTCACGCGCCATCATCAGCTCATCCCCCAGCTCGCGCGCATCGCCGCCACCGGCATCGATTCGCGCTGGCGGGAAGGGGTGCTCCTCTTCGCGGTGGGCCTCTGTAAGAAAGTGCTGATCGCGGACCGCCTGGGGAATCTGGTCGACCCGCTCCTCGCCCCGCCGCTGGCGCTGGACGCCCCGCGTGCGTGGCTGGCCCTCCTCGGCTACGCGTTCCAGATCTACTTCGACTTCAGCGGCTACACGGACATGGCCATCGGGCTCGGGCGTCTCTTCGGGATCGAGCTCCCCCAGAACTTCAACAGCCCGTACAAGGCGACGTCGCCCAGCGACTTCTGGCGACGCTGGCACATGACGCTGTCGGCGTGGCTGCGCGACTACCTCTACATCACGCTGGGCGGCAACCGCTGCTCGCCCGCCCGGCGACGCTTCAACGTGATGGCGACGATGGTGCTGGGCGGCCTCTGGCACGGCGCCAACTGGACCTTCGCGGCGTGGGGCACCTGGCACGGCGTGCTCCTCGCGCTCCACCACGGGCTGCCCGCGTGGGAGCGGATGAGCGCCTTCTGGCAGCGCAACGTGACCTTCCTGCTCGTCACGGTGGGCTGGGTGTTCTTCCGCGCGGAGTCCTTCGGCCACGCCGTGCAGTGGTTCGCGAGCCTGGCCGGCGCGCACGGTCTCGCCACGCCGTGGACGCCGGAGACGGCGGCGCTGACCGGCCTCGTCGTCCTGTGCCTGTTGATGGCCCGCCTCGCGCCGAACAGCTCGGAGCTGCCGCTGGGGCGTCTGGGCGCCGCGCGCCAGGTCGGTCTCGCCGGCGCCACCGCGACGGCGCTGCTCCTCATGAACTACGGCTCGAAGTTCCTCTACTTCCAGTTCTGA
- a CDS encoding class I SAM-dependent methyltransferase produces the protein MNQYDDVRLDVAALLAAQDATSRAPDPTARSGDGLGAFGRLASLAQLYGLGALVRTGLHRRLVYANLTLGWFFEFQRYWVEELGNRPIHPHDFYFLAGVYRQRLQTIHFESLENPALASDDKHLEAWRDPRTIYYLFAHTFRLALSPLRVHPYIRYVPRGGRVAEYGCGAGPVLTALARRYRHLDLQLVGADIPHLLFHYARWKFRADRFVTMVGIAPDDDAPLPGVYDTIFCLEVFEHLPRPIPVLAHLHRALKPGGHLVFDYIRSEGTGLDTATSLRDRSEALRFLLDRFDVVLGRVTVSDEHVPTSVVRKR, from the coding sequence GTGAATCAGTACGACGACGTGCGGCTCGATGTCGCGGCGCTGCTCGCCGCGCAGGACGCCACCTCCCGTGCTCCCGATCCCACCGCGCGCAGCGGCGACGGTCTCGGCGCCTTCGGACGCCTGGCCAGCCTCGCCCAACTCTACGGCCTCGGCGCGCTCGTGCGAACCGGTCTCCACCGGCGGCTGGTGTACGCCAACCTGACCCTCGGCTGGTTCTTCGAGTTCCAGCGCTACTGGGTGGAGGAGCTCGGCAATCGCCCCATCCACCCCCACGACTTCTACTTCCTGGCCGGCGTGTACCGGCAGCGCCTGCAGACCATCCACTTCGAGAGCCTCGAGAACCCCGCGCTCGCGTCGGACGACAAGCACCTCGAGGCGTGGCGTGACCCGCGCACGATCTACTATCTATTCGCGCACACCTTCCGGCTCGCGCTGTCGCCCCTGCGCGTGCATCCCTACATCCGCTACGTGCCGCGGGGCGGACGCGTCGCCGAGTACGGCTGCGGGGCCGGGCCCGTCCTCACCGCGCTCGCCCGCCGCTATCGCCACCTGGATCTGCAGCTGGTCGGCGCAGACATCCCGCATCTCCTCTTCCACTACGCGCGCTGGAAGTTCCGGGCCGACCGCTTCGTCACCATGGTCGGTATCGCGCCGGACGACGACGCGCCCCTGCCCGGGGTCTACGACACGATCTTTTGTCTCGAGGTCTTCGAGCACCTGCCCCGCCCCATCCCGGTGCTCGCGCATCTCCATCGCGCGCTGAAGCCGGGCGGGCACCTCGTCTTCGACTACATACGCTCCGAGGGGACCGGGCTCGATACGGCCACTTCGCTTCGTGACCGATCGGAGGCGCTGCGTTTCCTCCTCGACCGCTTCGACGTCGTCCTGGGCCGCGTGACGGTGAGCGACGAGCACGTGCCCACCTCGGTGGTCCGCAAGCGCTAG
- the neuC gene encoding UDP-N-acetylglucosamine 2-epimerase, translated as MSRAIGVVTVARSDWGHLVPVLEALRAAPDVALRLLVGGAHLSPRFGRTVEAIEASGWPVAARVEMLGEGDAPQDMAAAAARAADGLATVFARERLDLLVVLGDRIEMLGAAVGALPFALPVAHIHGGEITEGAIDEQARHAITKLAHLHFAAAEPYARRILQMGEEPWRVHCVGAPGLDRLASLATLSRGELAARLGLALRRPTLLVTFHPATLEHADTARQVDELAAALAAVEGDAIISHPGADTAHHAIVARWTALAKARPATRLVPSLGEGVYASLLREADVMVGNSSSGIIEAASFALPVVNVGSRQRGRLRGANVIDVGYGRDEIAAGLARALDPAFRKGLAGLPNPYGDGAAAPRIARILRDVELGPRLVRKRFVDS; from the coding sequence ATGTCCAGGGCGATCGGAGTCGTCACCGTCGCGCGATCAGACTGGGGGCATCTGGTACCCGTGCTCGAGGCGCTGCGCGCGGCGCCCGACGTCGCGCTGCGCCTGCTCGTGGGCGGCGCGCATCTCTCGCCGCGCTTCGGTCGCACCGTCGAGGCCATCGAGGCGTCGGGCTGGCCCGTCGCCGCGCGCGTGGAGATGCTCGGGGAGGGCGACGCGCCGCAGGACATGGCCGCGGCGGCCGCGCGCGCGGCCGACGGCCTCGCCACGGTCTTCGCGCGCGAGCGGCTCGATCTCCTCGTGGTGCTCGGCGATCGCATCGAGATGCTGGGGGCGGCGGTGGGCGCGCTCCCGTTCGCGCTCCCCGTCGCCCACATCCACGGCGGCGAGATCACCGAGGGGGCCATCGACGAGCAGGCGCGCCACGCCATCACCAAGCTCGCCCATCTCCATTTCGCCGCCGCCGAGCCGTACGCGCGCCGCATCCTTCAGATGGGGGAGGAGCCGTGGCGGGTGCACTGCGTGGGCGCGCCCGGCCTGGATCGTCTCGCCTCCCTCGCCACGCTCTCGCGCGGAGAGCTCGCCGCGCGGCTGGGTCTGGCTCTCCGGCGGCCCACGCTGCTCGTGACCTTTCATCCCGCCACCCTCGAGCACGCGGACACCGCGCGCCAGGTCGACGAGCTCGCGGCGGCGCTCGCCGCGGTGGAGGGCGACGCGATCATCAGCCATCCGGGCGCCGACACCGCCCACCATGCGATCGTGGCGCGGTGGACGGCGCTGGCGAAGGCGCGGCCCGCCACCCGGCTCGTGCCCTCGCTGGGCGAGGGCGTGTACGCTTCGCTGCTGCGCGAGGCCGACGTCATGGTGGGCAACTCCTCCAGCGGCATCATCGAGGCGGCGTCGTTCGCCCTGCCCGTGGTCAACGTCGGCTCGCGCCAGCGCGGGCGTCTGCGGGGGGCCAACGTCATCGACGTGGGCTACGGCCGCGACGAGATCGCTGCGGGCCTCGCGCGCGCCCTCGATCCCGCGTTCCGGAAGGGCCTCGCCGGCCTGCCGAATCCGTACGGCGACGGTGCCGCCGCGCCCCGAATCGCGCGTATTCTCAGAGACGTCGAGCTCGGACCGCGCCTGGTCCGCAAGCGGTTCGTGGATTCGTGA
- a CDS encoding acylneuraminate cytidylyltransferase family protein encodes MTSPRVLGLVAARGGSKGLPRKNVLPLGGRPLIAWTVDAAQAARALTRAIVSSDDAEILARAREAGGETPFVRPAAFATDTASSLEVALHALDWLAEHERWQADVLVLLPATAPLRRAHHIDAAVAALLADAGLEAVVAVTEVDYPPYWMLTVENGRLAWLFPEGGRVDRRQDLPTAFRPNGSIYAVRVAALREQRTFYPRATAPYVMAREESVNIDTALDFRLAEMRLAQRPG; translated from the coding sequence ATGACCTCGCCGCGCGTGCTCGGGCTCGTCGCCGCCCGCGGAGGCTCCAAGGGCCTTCCGCGCAAGAACGTGCTGCCGCTGGGCGGCCGGCCGCTCATCGCCTGGACGGTTGACGCGGCCCAAGCGGCCCGGGCGCTCACGCGCGCCATCGTCTCCAGCGACGACGCCGAGATCCTGGCCCGGGCGCGGGAGGCGGGCGGCGAGACGCCGTTCGTGCGCCCCGCCGCCTTCGCCACCGACACGGCGTCCTCGCTGGAGGTGGCGTTGCATGCGCTGGACTGGCTCGCCGAGCACGAGCGCTGGCAGGCGGACGTGCTCGTGCTCCTGCCCGCGACGGCGCCGTTGCGCCGTGCCCATCATATCGACGCGGCCGTCGCGGCCTTGCTCGCCGACGCAGGCCTCGAGGCGGTCGTCGCGGTGACGGAGGTGGACTATCCGCCGTACTGGATGCTCACCGTCGAGAACGGGCGCCTGGCGTGGCTCTTTCCCGAAGGCGGGCGGGTCGACCGACGCCAGGACCTGCCCACCGCCTTCCGGCCAAACGGCTCGATCTACGCGGTGCGCGTGGCCGCGCTGCGGGAGCAGCGGACGTTCTACCCGCGCGCCACCGCCCCGTACGTGATGGCGCGGGAGGAGTCGGTCAACATCGATACCGCCCTGGACTTCAGGCTGGCGGAGATGCGGCTGGCGCAGCGGCCGGGCTGA
- a CDS encoding Gfo/Idh/MocA family oxidoreductase has product MIQALVVGGGSIGKRHLRNLLSTGRTAAIVEPREDRRAEIATKHPAARIFATLDEALAAERYETGFVCLPTAYHLPPALEMARRGMHLFMEKPVAASVEGIPELLEVVESRGLVGMTGFCMRFFRPLMKAKELLTEGRVGRIVTARSFTGAYLPDWHPWEDYRTFYMAKKEMGGGVLLDECHAFDWMQWLIGPIQGVFSVVGTLSDLEVTSDDVCEVIARFGPRTVGSIHLDMVDRSLRTEAEIIGTTSTLRVSMRQHKVELYSHENRKWQDWEFEPSYEQMYIDEINHFFDCVAKKTKPMSDLRDGYRVQRVIDACARSSETGRWVAVD; this is encoded by the coding sequence GTGATCCAGGCACTCGTCGTCGGCGGCGGCTCCATCGGCAAGCGGCATCTCCGGAACCTCCTCTCCACCGGCCGCACCGCCGCGATCGTGGAGCCCCGCGAGGATCGGCGCGCGGAGATCGCGACCAAGCATCCCGCCGCCCGCATCTTCGCCACCCTCGACGAGGCGCTCGCCGCCGAGCGCTACGAGACGGGCTTCGTCTGCTTGCCCACCGCGTATCACCTGCCCCCTGCGCTGGAGATGGCCAGGCGGGGCATGCACCTCTTCATGGAGAAGCCGGTGGCGGCGAGCGTGGAGGGCATTCCCGAGCTCCTCGAGGTGGTGGAGTCGCGCGGCCTGGTCGGCATGACCGGCTTCTGCATGCGCTTCTTCAGGCCATTGATGAAGGCTAAGGAGCTCCTCACCGAGGGCCGGGTGGGCCGCATCGTCACCGCGCGGAGCTTCACCGGCGCCTACCTCCCCGACTGGCACCCGTGGGAGGACTACCGCACCTTCTACATGGCGAAGAAGGAGATGGGCGGCGGCGTGCTCCTCGACGAGTGCCACGCTTTCGACTGGATGCAGTGGTTGATCGGACCCATCCAGGGCGTGTTCTCGGTGGTGGGGACGCTCAGTGACCTCGAGGTCACGAGCGACGACGTATGCGAGGTCATCGCGCGCTTCGGCCCGCGCACCGTGGGCTCCATCCACCTCGACATGGTCGACCGCTCCTTGCGCACCGAGGCCGAGATCATCGGTACCACCAGCACGCTGCGGGTGTCCATGCGGCAGCACAAAGTCGAGCTCTACAGCCACGAGAATCGCAAGTGGCAGGATTGGGAATTCGAGCCCAGCTACGAGCAGATGTACATCGACGAGATCAATCACTTCTTCGACTGCGTGGCGAAGAAGACGAAGCCAATGTCGGATCTCCGCGACGGCTACCGTGTCCAGCGGGTGATCGACGCCTGCGCCCGTTCCAGCGAGACCGGGCGCTGGGTCGCCGTCGACTAG
- the neuB gene encoding N-acetylneuraminate synthase, with the protein MIGRTFVIAEAGVNHNGDLGLARALVDVAAAAGADAVKFQTFTADGLVTRAAPTAEYQQRALGTAASQHAMLSALELSPAAHEALWGHCASRGIEFMSTPFDVESAHYLKRLGVKRLKISSGDVTNLPMLEVVGGLGLPVILSTGMADLDEVEAAVATLRASGFTDLVILHCVSNYPADPALTNLRAMDTLAQRFGVPVGLSDHSPGLAVAVAAVARGATCIEKHFTVDRNLPGPDHQASLLPDELSALVRSVREVERALGDGLKRPVTSELPIRLVARKSLVAGRDLPAGTVLRREDLVILRPGTGLPPSALPRVVGRRIARAVAADTPLTEDMLAPQSASEEGNS; encoded by the coding sequence ATGATCGGCCGGACCTTCGTCATCGCGGAAGCAGGCGTCAACCACAACGGCGATCTCGGCCTCGCACGCGCGCTCGTCGACGTCGCGGCGGCGGCCGGCGCCGATGCCGTGAAGTTCCAGACCTTCACCGCGGACGGGCTCGTGACCCGCGCCGCGCCCACCGCCGAGTACCAGCAGCGCGCGCTCGGGACCGCGGCGAGCCAGCACGCGATGCTGTCCGCGCTCGAGCTCTCCCCCGCCGCGCACGAGGCGCTGTGGGGCCACTGCGCGAGCCGCGGCATCGAGTTCATGTCCACGCCCTTCGACGTCGAGAGCGCGCACTACTTGAAGCGCCTCGGCGTCAAGCGTCTGAAGATCTCCTCGGGGGACGTGACCAATCTCCCGATGCTCGAGGTGGTGGGCGGGCTGGGGCTCCCCGTCATCCTGTCGACGGGGATGGCGGACCTCGACGAGGTCGAGGCCGCGGTGGCGACCCTGCGCGCGAGCGGGTTCACCGACCTCGTCATCCTTCACTGCGTCAGCAACTATCCCGCCGATCCTGCGCTGACGAATCTGCGCGCGATGGACACGCTCGCCCAGCGCTTCGGTGTCCCGGTGGGGCTGTCCGACCATTCACCCGGCCTCGCCGTGGCGGTCGCGGCGGTGGCGCGCGGCGCCACGTGCATCGAGAAGCACTTCACGGTGGACCGGAACCTGCCCGGACCCGACCATCAGGCCTCGCTCCTGCCCGACGAGCTCTCCGCGCTCGTGCGGTCGGTGCGCGAGGTCGAGCGCGCGCTGGGCGACGGCTTGAAGCGGCCGGTGACGAGCGAGTTGCCCATCCGGCTCGTGGCGCGGAAGAGCCTCGTGGCCGGTCGCGACCTTCCCGCGGGCACGGTGCTCCGGCGCGAGGATCTCGTGATCCTCCGCCCCGGCACCGGCCTGCCTCCCTCGGCGCTTCCGCGCGTGGTCGGCCGGCGCATCGCGCGCGCGGTGGCCGCCGACACTCCCCTCACCGAAGACATGCTCGCGCCCCAGAGCGCGAGCGAAGAAGGGAACTCGTGA